TCCACTTCCGTAGAGTGACCAAATAGGAATACCTGTTTTCTCATCAATAGAGCTTGCTACATGTTCTCCTGCATCTGCAGTACCACGAAAACCATGCTCAGGAGAGAAGATGCCAACTACATTGTGATCCTCTCTGATTAGCATATCAACAAGGTGTTCTTTGCCAACCATACCGGTTTGATTGCTCATAACAGCTACTCGTTTCTCCTTTAATAAAGGGAAATAGAGATCGGTACGTTCTGCACCCATGATAATATTTTCAGGATTACTCTTTGAAATGCTTTGTGCTTCTATCTCTATCTTGTTTTGAGCCTTATTATGAGAACAACAAATAAGTGAAGAGATAAGAACAAATGAAAACAGGAAACGTTGAAAGTTTTGATTATACATTATTCTTCCGTTTTTATGGTTTTATTGTATTTCTGTATTTCATGCAATTTATCAAACTCCTCTTCAAGTTCCAGCAGCTCCTTTTTGATATCATTTAACCTGGCAAGAGCCTCAACCCTTTTGGTCTCATCATCTTTCTTGGTTTTAAGCGACTGTCGCGCACCCTCAAGTGTCATCCCCTTCTCTTTAACCAGATGATAAACAATTTCCACCTGCTGAATATCCTCACGGGTAAATTGCCTGGTACCACCAGCAGTTTTTTTTGGTCTGATATTGTCAAACTCCTTTTCCCAAAAACGGAGCAAAGATACATTCACCGCGAAATGGTCGGCCACCTCCTGAATAGAGTA
This portion of the Lascolabacillus massiliensis genome encodes:
- a CDS encoding MerR family transcriptional regulator — protein: MGKRKKPIQFNDKRLYYSIQEVADHFAVNVSLLRFWEKEFDNIRPKKTAGGTRQFTREDIQQVEIVYHLVKEKGMTLEGARQSLKTKKDDETKRVEALARLNDIKKELLELEEEFDKLHEIQKYNKTIKTEE